Proteins found in one Litorihabitans aurantiacus genomic segment:
- a CDS encoding alpha/beta hydrolase family protein, producing the protein MPLTTTPAGLVVLPGAGGDRDQPALVAIERDLAQAAPNLRVVRAHFANRDAGKKGPERPAVAVAHVAALVSELARELDVPTSRIAVGGRSFGGRMASMAVADGLAVAGLLLLSYPLHPPGRPENLRTDHLGAITAPTLAVTGERDPFGTPTEMREHLAAITGPTEIVLVPGNHSPALGPVLAAVRAWVGASAQWPRLPAGESKVAR; encoded by the coding sequence GTGCCCCTCACCACCACCCCCGCCGGCCTCGTCGTCCTGCCCGGGGCCGGGGGCGACCGCGACCAGCCCGCCCTCGTCGCGATCGAGCGCGACCTCGCGCAGGCAGCCCCGAACCTTCGGGTCGTCCGGGCCCACTTCGCGAACCGGGACGCCGGGAAGAAGGGGCCGGAGCGGCCCGCCGTCGCCGTCGCGCACGTCGCCGCCCTGGTGAGCGAGCTCGCGCGCGAGCTTGACGTGCCGACGTCGCGCATCGCCGTCGGCGGCCGATCCTTCGGTGGGCGGATGGCGTCGATGGCGGTCGCGGACGGCCTCGCCGTCGCCGGCCTGCTCCTGCTCTCCTACCCGCTGCACCCGCCCGGACGGCCCGAGAACCTGCGCACCGACCACCTGGGCGCGATCACCGCACCGACCCTGGCCGTCACCGGCGAGCGCGATCCGTTCGGGACGCCCACCGAGATGCGCGAGCACCTCGCCGCGATCACGGGCCCGACCGAGATCGTCCTGGTCCCGGGCAACCACTCCCCCGCGCTCGGTCCGGTGCTCGCCGCCGTGCGCGCGTGGGTAGGCGCCTCAGCTCAGTGGCCGCGGCTCCCGGCGGGAGAAAGTAAAGTTGCGCGCTAG
- a CDS encoding YggS family pyridoxal phosphate-dependent enzyme, with amino-acid sequence MDGSDLAEGLRSRLAAVRARIDAAARTAGRDPAEVRLLAVSKTVPADVVRLAVEAGCEALGESRAQELTAKAADLADLAPRWAFLGPLQTNKARDVAAHAHELHSLDRPALAETLQRRLDAADRMLEVLVQVNTSGEAAKSGVAPADAESLVRAAAGYDRLHVRGLMTIATRGGDDAEARRCFRELAAAAARVREAGIDGVGMDELSMGMSGDLEVAIEEGATTVRVGTAIFGAR; translated from the coding sequence GTGGACGGATCGGACCTGGCCGAGGGCCTGCGCTCACGCCTCGCGGCGGTGCGCGCGCGGATCGACGCCGCGGCGCGCACTGCGGGGCGGGACCCGGCCGAGGTCCGGCTGCTGGCCGTGAGCAAGACGGTGCCGGCCGACGTCGTGCGCCTGGCGGTCGAGGCCGGGTGCGAGGCGCTGGGGGAGTCGCGCGCGCAGGAGCTGACCGCCAAGGCGGCGGACCTGGCGGATCTGGCGCCGCGCTGGGCGTTCCTCGGGCCGCTGCAGACGAACAAGGCGCGCGACGTCGCCGCGCACGCCCACGAGCTTCACTCGCTGGACCGCCCGGCGCTGGCCGAGACGCTGCAGCGCCGGCTGGACGCCGCGGACCGGATGCTGGAGGTCCTGGTCCAGGTGAACACGTCGGGCGAGGCTGCCAAGTCCGGCGTCGCGCCGGCCGACGCGGAGTCGCTCGTGCGGGCGGCGGCCGGCTACGACCGCCTGCACGTGCGCGGCCTCATGACGATCGCGACGCGCGGCGGGGACGACGCCGAGGCGCGCCGCTGCTTCCGCGAGCTCGCCGCGGCCGCCGCGCGGGTGCGCGAGGCGGGGATCGACGGCGTCGGCATGGACGAGCTGTCGATGGGGATGTCGGGCGACCTCGAGGTCGCGATCGAGGAGGGTGCGACGACGGTGCGCGTCGGGACGGCGATCTTCGGGGCGCGCTGA